From the Nymphalis io chromosome 1, ilAglIoxx1.1, whole genome shotgun sequence genome, one window contains:
- the LOC126771330 gene encoding uncharacterized protein LOC126771330, producing the protein MSAVSNRMDPNLTGLWVNFFTAAGIPSEVAATYALTFTENRIQNDMLLDLNKEYLRDMGIARMGDIIAILRHAKQVHESTARDRVLSTTAVSNKVPVAAVTGRSTVAQPTSPASRILERYTRNPQIQETSPVRAPQIKRKSIEMSSDDLSIKKARLIRFGSPPQPSKMEKEGSQSKTVFARLGNSEPVKAAPQKVVNKKVFSRLGNKDSEKIPIVPIEKDALKYEGILKSVPPTKKVFTVTTSVNNVRKIAVGTMRADETPVSAKEKLALAKTKSVKFSSHVEYKEIDTSKKGVVPAKQKFSPVFNKPERRLSMPESNNGVKARLGVKDQTKNKFLINRNVFNRLGA; encoded by the exons ATGAGTGCTGTATCAAATAGAATGGATCCGAACCTTACTG GTTTGTGGGTTAACTTCTTTACGGCGGCGGGTATACCTTCAGAAGTAGCTGCAACGTACGCCCTCACCTTTACGGAGAACAGAATTCAGAACGATATGCTTTTGGATCTGAATAAGGAGTATCTTAGAGACATGGGGATTGCTAGAATGGGAGACATAATTGCTATTTTACG GCATGCGAAACAGGTGCACGAAAGCACAGCTAGAGACAGAGTGTTAAGTACGACAGCAGTTAGTAATAAAGTGCCGGTAGCTGCTGTCACTGGCAGGTCAACAGTAGCACAGCCCACATCTC CCGCGAGTCGTATATTGGAGCGCTACACTCGAAACCCGCAAATTCAAGAAACCTCACCAGTACGAGCTCCGCagataaaaagaaaatctaTTGAGAT GTCTTCGGACGACTTGAGTATAAAAAAGGCGCGTCTCATTCGATTCGGTTCGCCACCACAGCCAAGCAAAATGGAAAAAGAAG gaTCACAAAGCAAAACGGTATTCGCAAGACTCGGCAACTCGGAACCTGTGAAGGCAGCCCCGCAAAAAGTAGTCAACAAAAAGGTCTTCTCCCGGCTCGGCAACAAGGACTCGGAGAAGATTCCAATCGTACCAATCGAGAAAGACGCTCTTAAGTACGAAGGTATATTGAAAAGTGTGCCGCCTACCAAGAAGGTGTTCACCGTGACAACCTCTGTGAACAACGTGAGGAAGATCGCCGTCGGCACCATGAGAGCCGATGAAACTCCGGTCAGTGCCAAAGAAAAATTAGCTCTCGCGAAAACTAAGTCAGTCAAATTCTCCAGTCACGTGGAGTATAAAGAAATCGATACGAGCAAGAAAGGTGTAGTTCCCGCCAAGCAGAAGTTCTCGCCGGTCTTCAACAAGCCCGAGAGGCGACTGTCTATGCCCGAGAGTAACAACGGCGTCAAAGCGCGGCTCGGTGTTAAAGATCAAACTAAAAATAAGTTTCTAATAAATCGGAATGTCTTCAATAGATTAGGCGCTTGA
- the LOC126768446 gene encoding 14 kDa phosphohistidine phosphatase-like has protein sequence MLKTVTVSCFKVFSPLCYSLKASKISNSVRVMSIATNIPLVDIDPTGVFKYILLNVYEKDKDAAQPQVTIVRGYKRCNYHSDIYDEVQAKLSALDCEPLGGGRISHDPENKKIHIYGYSQGYGKADHEVTAKLVKEAYPGYTITISDEGY, from the exons atGTTGAAAACGGTCACTGTCAGCTGTTTTAAAGTCTTTTCACCATTGTGTTACTCTTTAAaag cttCGAAAATCTCTAATTCAGTAAGAGTTATGTCCATTGCTACGAATATACCTCTTGTGGATATTGATCCTACTGgagtttttaaatacatattattgaatGTATACGAAAAAGATAAAGATGCCGCACAGCCTCAAGTGACGATTGTAAGAGGCTACAAAAGGTGCAACTATCATTCTGATATTTATGATGAA gtgcAAGCAAAGCTCTCTGCATTAGACTGTGAACCTTTAGGTGGAGGCAGAATATCTCATGACCCAGAGAATAAGAAAATTCATATCTATGGCTATTCTCAGGGCTATGGAAAAGCAGATCACGAAGTCACAGCTAAACTAGTCAAAGAAGCATACCCTGGTTACACAATAACTATAAGTGATGAAGGGTActga